The following proteins are encoded in a genomic region of Streptococcus sp. 29892:
- the rapZ gene encoding RNase adapter RapZ — translation MADKLHLVIVTGMSGAGKTVAIQSFEDLGYFTIDNMPPTLLPKFLELIRHSQDNNKIALVVDMRSRSFFSEIREVLDEIEAAEDLDFKVLFLDATDSELVARYKETRRSHPLAADGRVLDGIQLERELLAPLKNMSQNVIDTTELTPRNLRKAISEQFASQDNQPSFRVEVMSFGFKYGLPLDADLVFDVRFLPNPYYQKELRNLTGLDAPVFDYVMDHQESEEFYSHLIGLIEPILPGYQKEGKSVLTIAVGCTGGQHRSVAFAKRLADDLEKNWIVNRSHRDKDRRKETVNRS, via the coding sequence ATGGCAGACAAACTCCACTTAGTTATTGTGACAGGGATGTCGGGAGCTGGTAAGACAGTAGCCATTCAGTCTTTTGAGGACTTGGGCTATTTTACCATTGACAATATGCCACCGACCCTCTTGCCAAAATTTTTAGAATTGATTCGCCACAGCCAAGACAACAATAAAATTGCCTTGGTGGTAGATATGCGGAGCCGGTCTTTCTTTTCGGAAATCCGAGAAGTCTTAGACGAGATAGAGGCCGCAGAAGATTTAGATTTCAAGGTCTTATTTTTGGATGCAACAGATAGCGAATTGGTAGCACGATATAAGGAAACTCGTCGTTCACATCCGTTGGCAGCAGATGGCCGGGTTTTGGACGGGATTCAGCTAGAGCGTGAACTCTTGGCCCCCTTGAAAAATATGAGCCAGAATGTCATTGACACGACTGAGCTGACACCTCGTAATCTCCGTAAGGCTATCTCAGAGCAGTTTGCTAGTCAAGACAATCAACCATCCTTCCGTGTGGAAGTCATGTCTTTTGGTTTCAAATATGGTCTGCCTCTGGATGCAGACTTGGTCTTTGATGTGCGTTTCTTGCCAAATCCATATTACCAGAAAGAATTACGAAATCTGACTGGTCTGGATGCTCCTGTCTTTGATTATGTCATGGACCACCAGGAATCTGAAGAATTTTACAGCCACCTTATCGGCTTGATTGAGCCAATTCTGCCAGGTTACCAGAAGGAAGGCAAGTCTGTTCTGACCATTGCTGTTGGTTGCACGGGCGGTCAACATAGAAGCGTTGCTTTTGCCAAACGCTTGGCTGATGATTTGGAGAAAAACTGGATTGTCAATCGTAGCCATCGCGACAAGGACAGAAGGAAGGAAACGGTCAACCGCTCATGA
- a CDS encoding RidA family protein: protein MKTIHTDKAPAAIGPYVQGKVVGNFLFASGQVPLSPETGEVVGVTIQEQTEQVLKNIAAILEAAGTDFDHVVKTTCFLKDMNDFVAFNEVYKTAFSSDFPARSAVEVARLPRDVKVEIEVIAVID, encoded by the coding sequence ATGAAAACCATTCACACAGATAAGGCACCCGCAGCTATCGGACCATACGTACAAGGTAAGGTTGTAGGAAATTTCCTCTTTGCTTCTGGTCAGGTTCCCTTGTCACCAGAAACGGGTGAAGTTGTGGGAGTAACCATTCAAGAACAGACAGAGCAGGTCTTGAAAAATATTGCTGCCATTTTAGAAGCAGCTGGTACAGATTTTGACCATGTGGTGAAAACAACTTGCTTCCTCAAGGATATGAATGACTTCGTGGCTTTTAACGAAGTTTATAAAACAGCCTTTTCATCAGATTTCCCAGCTCGCTCAGCGGTAGAAGTGGCGCGCTTGCCACGTGATGTTAAGGTTGAAATTGAAGTCATTGCGGTAATTGATTAA
- the asnS gene encoding asparagine--tRNA ligase, translating to MSRKLITINQVKDYVGQEVTIGAWVANKSGKGKLAFLQLRDGTAFFQAVAFKPNFIEKFGEEAGTEKFDVAKRLSQETSVYVTGIVKEDERSKFGYELDVTDLEVIGESQDYPITPKEHGTDFLMDNRHLWLRSRKQVAIQQIRNAIIYSTYEFFEKNGFIKFDSPILSGNAAEDSTELFETDYFGQPAYLSQSGQLYLEAGAMALGRVFDFGPVFRAEKSKTRRHLTEFWMMDAEYSFLSHDESLDLQEAYVKALIQGVIDRAPQALETLERDVDALKRYIAEPFKRVAYDDAITLLQEHEADEDTDYEHIEHGDDFGSPHETWISNYFGVPTFVVNYPASFKAFYMKPVPGNPERVLCADLLAPEGYGEIIGGSMREDNYDALVAKMDELGMDKSEYEFYLDLRKYGSVPHGGFGIGIERMVTFVAGTKHIREAIPFPRMLHRLHP from the coding sequence ATGTCTAGAAAATTGATTACCATTAACCAAGTAAAAGATTATGTTGGTCAAGAAGTGACCATTGGCGCCTGGGTTGCCAACAAGTCAGGTAAGGGCAAGTTGGCTTTCTTGCAGTTGCGTGACGGAACAGCCTTCTTCCAAGCAGTTGCTTTCAAACCAAACTTCATTGAAAAATTCGGTGAGGAAGCTGGTACAGAAAAGTTTGATGTGGCAAAACGCCTCAGCCAAGAAACCTCGGTTTATGTGACAGGGATTGTCAAGGAAGATGAGCGTTCTAAGTTTGGCTACGAGTTGGATGTGACAGACCTCGAGGTCATCGGTGAGTCACAAGATTACCCTATCACACCAAAGGAACACGGTACGGACTTCCTTATGGACAATCGTCACCTCTGGTTGCGTTCGCGTAAACAGGTTGCTATCCAGCAAATCCGTAACGCCATTATCTATTCGACTTATGAATTCTTTGAAAAGAATGGCTTTATCAAGTTTGATAGCCCAATCCTGTCAGGAAATGCGGCAGAAGATTCAACAGAATTGTTCGAAACAGACTACTTTGGTCAACCAGCTTATCTCAGCCAATCTGGTCAGCTGTACCTTGAAGCAGGTGCTATGGCACTTGGTCGTGTTTTTGACTTTGGACCTGTTTTCCGTGCGGAAAAATCAAAAACTCGCCGTCACTTGACGGAGTTCTGGATGATGGATGCGGAGTATTCATTCTTGAGTCATGACGAGTCACTTGACTTGCAAGAAGCCTATGTCAAAGCCTTGATTCAAGGTGTCATCGACCGTGCTCCACAAGCCTTGGAAACGCTTGAGCGTGATGTGGATGCCCTTAAACGCTACATTGCAGAACCATTCAAACGTGTGGCCTATGACGATGCCATTACCCTTCTTCAAGAGCATGAGGCTGATGAAGATACGGACTACGAACACATTGAGCATGGTGATGACTTTGGCTCACCGCATGAAACTTGGATTTCAAACTACTTTGGTGTACCGACTTTCGTTGTCAACTATCCAGCAAGCTTCAAGGCCTTCTACATGAAGCCGGTTCCTGGCAATCCAGAGCGCGTGCTTTGTGCGGATCTCTTGGCGCCAGAAGGTTACGGTGAAATCATCGGTGGTTCGATGCGTGAGGACAACTATGATGCCTTGGTAGCTAAAATGGACGAGCTCGGCATGGACAAGTCAGAATACGAATTCTACCTTGACCTACGTAAGTATGGTTCAGTGCCACACGGTGGTTTCGGTATCGGTATCGAGCGTATGGTGACCTTTGTAGCTGGTACAAAACACATCCGTGAAGCCATTCCGTTCCCGAGAATGTTGCACCGCTTGCATCCGTAA
- a CDS encoding pyridoxal phosphate-dependent aminotransferase — protein MNKLSKRVLEMEESVTLAAGARAKALKAEGRDILELTLGEPDFVTPKNIQEAAVRSIENGEASFYTVASGLPELKDAVNTYFEKFYGYSIERNQVVLATGAKFVLYAFFAAVINPGDEVLIPTPYWVSYADQIKMNEGVPVFVTATEEHNFKVTVDQLEAARTDKTKVLLLNSPSNPTGMIYSREELEAIGNWAVEHDILILADDIYGRLVYNGNSFTPISSISESIRQQTIVVNGVAKAYAMTGWRVGFAVGNPEIIAAMSKIVGQTTSNLTTAAQYAAIEAFTGPQDTVETMRQAFEERLNTIYPLLAEVPGFEVIKPEGAFYLFPNVKKAMEMKGYTDVTEFTTAILEEVGVALVTGAGFGAPENIRLSYATDMDTLKEAVARLHTFMKK, from the coding sequence ATGAACAAGCTATCAAAACGTGTCTTAGAGATGGAAGAAAGTGTCACGCTGGCAGCTGGTGCGCGTGCAAAAGCTTTGAAGGCAGAAGGTCGTGATATTTTAGAGCTGACCTTGGGTGAGCCAGACTTTGTCACACCGAAGAATATTCAAGAAGCGGCTGTTCGTTCTATTGAAAATGGCGAGGCCAGCTTTTACACAGTGGCTTCAGGTCTGCCAGAATTGAAGGACGCGGTCAATACTTATTTTGAGAAGTTCTACGGCTACTCCATTGAGCGTAATCAGGTGGTCCTTGCCACAGGTGCCAAGTTTGTTCTCTACGCCTTCTTTGCGGCGGTTATCAATCCTGGTGATGAGGTTCTGATTCCAACACCTTACTGGGTTTCCTATGCTGACCAGATTAAGATGAACGAAGGCGTGCCAGTCTTTGTCACTGCCACAGAAGAACATAATTTTAAGGTAACAGTTGATCAGCTGGAAGCTGCTCGGACTGACAAGACCAAGGTCCTCTTGCTCAACAGCCCGTCTAATCCGACTGGTATGATATACAGTCGTGAGGAATTGGAAGCTATTGGCAACTGGGCTGTAGAGCACGATATTCTTATCTTGGCAGACGATATTTACGGTCGTTTGGTATACAATGGAAACAGCTTTACACCGATTTCAAGTATTTCAGAAAGCATTCGCCAGCAGACTATTGTGGTCAATGGTGTGGCAAAAGCTTATGCCATGACAGGTTGGCGGGTTGGTTTTGCGGTTGGTAATCCTGAGATTATTGCGGCCATGAGTAAGATTGTCGGACAAACGACGTCAAACTTAACAACCGCTGCTCAGTATGCGGCAATTGAAGCCTTTACAGGTCCGCAAGATACGGTAGAAACCATGCGTCAGGCCTTTGAAGAGCGACTTAACACCATCTATCCATTACTAGCAGAAGTGCCAGGTTTTGAAGTCATCAAGCCAGAAGGTGCCTTCTATCTCTTCCCAAATGTCAAAAAAGCAATGGAAATGAAGGGCTACACAGATGTGACCGAATTTACCACTGCTATCTTGGAAGAAGTCGGCGTGGCCTTGGTGACAGGTGCAGGTTTTGGAGCTCCTGAAAATATTCGCCTCAGCTATGCGACGGATATGGATACACTAAAAGAAGCGGTGGCTCGACTACACACATTTATGAAAAAGTAA
- a CDS encoding DUF5590 domain-containing protein → MEKKIFQLLEWMASKTGQLVLGSFILLSVVTFSIFTIWDMAAAPFNKARSQAVAVATEYADLQTVKDFSIYNGTETYFSVFGTTSQGEDVAVLIPEASSTVYVYPLAQGISQEEAQAIAKENGAGQVERVLLGIRDDKPIWEVKSGTAYYLVEFETGSFVKKEGL, encoded by the coding sequence ATGGAAAAAAAGATATTTCAACTTTTGGAGTGGATGGCTTCTAAGACTGGGCAGTTGGTGTTGGGCTCTTTTATCCTCCTCAGTGTTGTAACTTTTTCAATTTTTACTATTTGGGATATGGCTGCAGCCCCCTTCAACAAGGCGCGTAGTCAAGCAGTTGCAGTAGCTACAGAATATGCAGACTTGCAAACTGTCAAGGATTTTTCTATCTACAATGGTACGGAAACCTATTTTAGTGTATTTGGTACTACCAGTCAGGGTGAAGACGTTGCAGTTTTGATTCCAGAGGCTTCTAGCACTGTGTATGTCTATCCTTTAGCGCAGGGAATTTCGCAAGAAGAAGCGCAAGCTATTGCCAAGGAAAATGGTGCAGGTCAGGTAGAGCGTGTTCTTCTTGGTATCCGAGATGATAAACCAATTTGGGAAGTCAAATCAGGAACAGCCTATTATCTAGTAGAGTTTGAAACAGGAAGTTTTGTCAAGAAGGAGGGTTTATGA
- a CDS encoding MarR family winged helix-turn-helix transcriptional regulator gives MKTVEQSLNENKNALHSLVVFRRAANTITKSELETIKKYGLTVCQFGVMEALYNKGNLRIQDLIDKLLSTSGNMTVVIKNMIRDGYVYKTSDTSDRRASLIALTDKGRQTIEAILPEHYNHVGHIFSVLSPEEQEQLANILKKFKKE, from the coding sequence ATGAAAACTGTTGAACAATCTTTAAATGAAAACAAGAATGCACTCCATAGCCTTGTCGTCTTTCGCAGAGCTGCCAATACCATCACAAAATCCGAATTAGAAACCATCAAAAAATACGGACTGACCGTCTGTCAATTCGGAGTCATGGAAGCCCTCTACAACAAGGGCAACCTCCGTATCCAAGACTTGATTGATAAATTACTCAGTACATCTGGAAATATGACCGTCGTCATCAAAAATATGATACGAGATGGCTATGTCTATAAAACCAGTGACACAAGCGACCGTCGCGCCTCCCTGATTGCCTTGACAGACAAAGGACGACAAACCATCGAAGCTATCCTGCCAGAACACTACAATCATGTCGGACATATTTTCTCTGTATTAAGCCCAGAAGAACAAGAACAGCTGGCAAACATTTTGAAAAAATTTAAGAAAGAATGA
- the glf gene encoding UDP-galactopyranose mutase, translated as MQQYDYLVVGAGLFGAVFAHEAAKKGKKVKVIEKRDHIAGNIYTKEVEGIQVHEYGAHIFHTSEKEIWDYVNQFAEFNRYTNTPVANYKGEIYNLPFNMNTFNKLWGVVTPAEAEAKIAEQRAVLGGKTPENLEEQAISLVGTDIYEKLIKSYTEKQWEKPCTELPAFIIRRLPVRLTYDNNYFNDTYQGIPIGGYTQIVEKILDHENIDVETNVDFFANKEEYLANYPKVVFTGMIDEFFDYELGELEYRSLRFETEVLDMENYQGNAVVNYTDSETPFTRIIEHKHFEFGTQEKTIITHEYSKTWKRGDEPYYPVNNDRNNKLYTAYKRLAEQQENVIFGGRLGHYRYYDMHQVIGAALQCVRKEVGPLG; from the coding sequence ATGCAACAATATGATTATCTAGTAGTCGGTGCTGGTTTGTTTGGTGCCGTATTTGCCCATGAAGCAGCTAAAAAAGGCAAAAAGGTGAAAGTGATTGAAAAACGTGATCACATCGCCGGAAATATCTACACAAAAGAGGTAGAAGGCATCCAGGTCCATGAATATGGTGCCCATATCTTCCATACATCTGAAAAGGAAATCTGGGACTATGTCAATCAATTTGCGGAATTCAACCGCTACACCAACACACCAGTCGCCAACTACAAGGGTGAAATCTATAACCTTCCATTCAACATGAATACCTTTAACAAGCTCTGGGGTGTGGTGACTCCTGCTGAAGCTGAGGCTAAAATTGCTGAGCAACGCGCTGTTTTGGGAGGAAAAACGCCTGAGAACTTGGAAGAGCAAGCGATCTCCCTTGTTGGTACAGACATCTATGAAAAATTGATCAAGTCTTACACAGAAAAGCAATGGGAAAAACCATGTACGGAGTTGCCAGCCTTTATCATCCGTCGCTTGCCAGTGCGTTTGACTTATGACAACAACTATTTCAATGATACATACCAAGGTATTCCAATCGGTGGTTACACGCAGATTGTTGAAAAAATATTGGACCATGAGAATATTGATGTAGAGACAAATGTTGATTTCTTTGCTAATAAGGAAGAGTACTTGGCAAACTATCCAAAGGTTGTCTTTACAGGAATGATTGATGAGTTCTTTGATTATGAGCTTGGTGAATTAGAATATCGTAGTCTTCGTTTTGAAACTGAGGTCTTGGATATGGAAAATTACCAAGGTAATGCTGTTGTTAACTACACTGATAGTGAAACACCGTTTACTCGTATTATCGAACACAAGCATTTCGAATTTGGTACACAAGAAAAAACCATTATTACACACGAGTATTCGAAGACTTGGAAACGTGGAGATGAGCCATACTATCCAGTCAATAATGACCGTAATAACAAACTATATACTGCCTATAAGCGTCTAGCCGAGCAACAAGAGAATGTCATTTTCGGTGGTCGTCTAGGTCACTATCGTTACTACGATATGCACCAGGTAATTGGAGCTGCCTTGCAGTGTGTCAGAAAAGAAGTAGGACCTTTGGGATAG
- a CDS encoding Panacea domain-containing protein, with the protein MVNTLNLAKCFLSINPSLRVGNFDNNLKVNKLLYFASLMYFSLFNDDLIDDYFERWDNGPVVREVYKEFRYNDLCYRTDCNFDEFSPDIKKIIQVTNFVYGNKTSNDLIAETHKHNIWLNASKNEHLDLKKIDPSVIGYLTNIYSIYKDIDFENLHKEVIHGNVYFYYDSVIDLTSEESLNEIKMISQNEYPIFVELIDGEMVFS; encoded by the coding sequence ATGGTAAATACACTCAATTTGGCTAAATGTTTTTTGTCAATTAATCCAAGCCTTAGAGTTGGAAATTTTGATAACAATTTAAAAGTAAATAAGTTATTATATTTTGCAAGTCTGATGTACTTTTCACTTTTTAATGATGATTTAATTGATGACTATTTTGAAAGATGGGATAATGGTCCAGTAGTTCGAGAAGTATATAAAGAATTTAGATACAATGACTTATGTTATAGAACTGACTGTAATTTTGATGAATTTTCTCCAGATATTAAAAAGATTATTCAAGTTACTAATTTTGTGTATGGAAACAAAACTTCGAACGACTTGATTGCCGAAACGCATAAACACAATATTTGGCTTAATGCTTCTAAAAATGAACATTTAGATTTGAAAAAAATAGATCCGTCAGTAATAGGATATTTGACTAATATCTATTCTATCTATAAGGATATTGATTTTGAAAATCTCCATAAAGAAGTTATACATGGCAATGTTTATTTTTATTATGACTCTGTTATAGATTTAACTTCTGAAGAGTCTCTTAATGAAATTAAAATGATTAGTCAAAATGAATATCCGATCTTTGTAGAATTAATAGATGGGGAGATGGTGTTTTCATAA
- the glf gene encoding UDP-galactopyranose mutase — protein MKHYDYLVVGAGLFGAVFAHEAAKKGKKVKVIEKRDHIAGNIYTKEVEGIQVHEYGAHIFHTSEKEIWDYVNQFAEFNRYTNTPVANYKGEIYNLPFNMNTFNKLWGVVTPAEAEAKIAEQRAVLGGKTPENLEEQAISLVGTDIYEKLIKSYTEKQWEKPCTELPAFIIRRLPVRLTYDNNYFNDTYQGIPIGGYTQIVEKMLAHENIDVEIKVDFFANKEEYLANYPKVVFTGMIDEFFDYELGELEYRSLRFETEVLDIENYQGNAVVNYTDSETPFTRIIEHKHFEFGTQEKTIITREYSKTWKRGDEPYYPVNNDRNNKLYTAYKHLAEQQENVIFGGRLGHYRYYDMHQVIGAALQCVRNEVR, from the coding sequence ATGAAACATTACGACTATCTAGTTGTAGGTGCGGGCTTGTTCGGTGCAGTATTTGCCCATGAAGCAGCCAAAAAAGGGAAAAAAGTTAAGGTTATCGAGAAGCGTGATCACATCGCTGGTAATATCTACACCAAAGAAGTAGAAGGCATTCAGGTTCATGAGTACGGCGCGCACATCTTCCATACTTCTGAAAAGGAAATCTGGGACTATGTTAACCAATTTGCGGAGTTCAACCGCTACACGAACACACCAGTTGCCAACTATAAGGGTGAAATCTACAACCTACCATTTAACATGAATACTTTTAACAAGCTTTGGGGCGTGGTCACTCCTGCTGAAGCAGAAGCGAAGATTGCAGAGCAACGTGCTGTTTTAGGTGGAAAAACACCTGAGAACTTGGAAGAGCAAGCGATCTCCCTAGTTGGTACAGACATCTATGAGAAATTGATCAAGTCCTACACAGAAAAGCAATGGGAAAAACCGTGTACAGAATTACCAGCCTTTATCATCCGTCGCTTGCCAGTGCGTTTGACTTATGACAACAACTATTTCAACGATACTTATCAAGGTATTCCAATCGGTGGTTACACGCAGATTGTTGAAAAAATGTTGGCACATGAAAATATCGATGTGGAGATAAAGGTTGATTTCTTTGCTAATAAGGAAGAATACTTGGCAAACTATCCAAAGGTTGTCTTTACGGGTATGATTGATGAGTTCTTTGATTATGAGCTTGGTGAGTTGGAATATCGTAGCCTTCGTTTTGAAACAGAAGTCTTGGATATCGAAAACTACCAAGGTAATGCAGTTGTTAACTACACAGATAGTGAAACACCCTTTACTCGTATCATCGAACACAAACATTTCGAGTTTGGTACACAAGAAAAAACCATTATTACACGCGAGTATTCGAAGACTTGGAAACGTGGAGATGAGCCTTACTATCCAGTTAACAATGACCGTAATAATAAGCTCTATACTGCCTACAAGCACCTAGCAGAGCAGCAAGAAAATGTCATTTTTGGTGGACGTTTGGGTCATTATCGCTATTATGATATGCACCAAGTTATCGGTGCTGCCTTGCAGTGTGTCAGAAATGAAGTGAGATAA
- a CDS encoding PD-(D/E)XK nuclease family transposase, which translates to MIEIQVAYQNSFIKRLWTYSCQHLVKDLPNVREKVTQTHDMYDKISPIYSIALVASKYFDDDQPIHSFVLTEKDRGQVLELPFSEYEELRKPFEMVIIERKKFRKGQLEKSQRQWIEFFANRAFSQATSHKRQNI; encoded by the coding sequence ATCATTGAGATACAGGTTGCCTATCAAAATAGTTTTATCAAGCGCTTATGGACCTATTCCTGTCAACATCTGGTCAAGGACTTGCCCAATGTTCGTGAGAAAGTCACGCAGACACATGATATGTATGACAAAATTTCACCGATTTATTCGATTGCCTTAGTTGCTAGTAAGTATTTTGATGATGACCAGCCGATTCACAGTTTTGTATTAACTGAAAAAGATAGGGGTCAAGTCTTGGAATTGCCATTTAGCGAATATGAAGAATTAAGAAAACCATTTGAAATGGTCATTATTGAACGGAAAAAATTCCGAAAGGGTCAGCTAGAGAAAAGTCAACGCCAATGGATAGAATTTTTCGCTAACCGAGCATTTAGTCAAGCTACATCACATAAAAGGCAGAACATCTGA